One genomic window of Saccopteryx bilineata isolate mSacBil1 chromosome 4, mSacBil1_pri_phased_curated, whole genome shotgun sequence includes the following:
- the ACSL6 gene encoding long-chain-fatty-acid--CoA ligase 6 isoform X1: MLTFFLVSGGSLWLFAEFILSLLEKMQTQEILRMLRLPELGDLGQFFRSLSATTLMSMGALAAILAYWFTHRPKALQPPCNLLIQSEEVEDSGGARRSVIGDGPRLLTHYYDDARTMYEVFRRGLSISGNGPCLGFRKSKKPYQWLSYQEVADKAEFLGSGLLQYNCQACTDQFIGVFAQNRPEWIIAELACYTYSMVVVPLYDTLGPGAIRYIINTADISTVIVDTPQKAQLLLMHVERKETPGLKLIVLMEPFEEALKDRGKECGVLVKSLQAVEDCGQQNHHVPVPPKPSDLSIVCFTSGTTGSPKGAMLTHGNVVADFSGFLKVTEKVIFPRQDDVLISFLPLAHMFERVIQSVVYCHGGRVGFFQGDIRLLSDDMKALHPTIFPVVPRLLNRMYDKIFSQADTPLKRWLLEFAARRKQAEVRSGIIRNDSIWDELFFNKIQASLGGCVRMIVTGAAPASPAVLGFLRAALGCQVYEGYGQTECTAGCTFTTPGDWTSGHVGAPLPCNHIKLIDVEELSYWTSKGEGEICVRGPNVFKGYLKDPDKTKEALDSDGWLHTGDIGRWLPAGTLKIIDRKKHIFKLAQGEYIAPEKIENIYSRSEPVAQTYVHGDSLQAFLVGIVVPDPEVMPLWAQKRGIEGTYAELCASKELKKAILEDMVRLGKESGLHSFEQVKAIHIHSEMFSVQNGLLTPTLKAKRAELREYFKKQIEELYSISM; this comes from the exons AGTTCATCCTCTCACTTCTGGAGAAGATGCAGACGCAGGAGATTCTGAGGATGCTGCGGCTGCCCGAGCTGGGTGACTTGGGTCAGTTCTTCCGCAGTCTTTCGGCCACCACCCTCATGAGTATGGGGGCGCTGGCCGCCATCCTTGCCTACTGGTTTACTCACCGGCCAAAGGCCTTGCAACCACCGTGCAACCTCCTGATACAGTCAGAGGAAGTGGAG GACAGTGGTGGGGCCCGGCGATCCGTGATTGGGGACGGCCCTCGGCTGCTCACCCACTACTATGATGATGCCAGGACCATGTATGAGGTGTTCCGTCGTGGGCTTAGCATCTCAG GCAATGGACCGTGTCTGGGCTTCCGGAAGTCCAAGAAGCCTTATCAGTGGCTGTCCTACCAGGAG GTGGCCGACAAGGCAGAATTTCTCGGGTCCGGACTTCTCCAGTACAATTGTCAAGCATGCACAGATCAGTTTATTGGTGTTTTTGCACAAAATCGACCAGAG TGGATCATCGCGGAGCTTGCCTGCTACACGTACTCTATGGTGGTGGTCCCACTCTATGACACCCTGGGCCCTGGGGCTATCCGTTACATCATCAACACAG CGGACATTAGCACCGTGATTGTGGACACCCCTCAAAAGGCCCAGCTTCTGCTGATGCATGTGGAGAGGAAGGAGACCCCAGGACTCAAGCTGATTGTCCTCATGGAGCCGTTCGAGGAAGCTCTgaaagacagaggaaaagagTGTGGGGTGCTCGTTAAGTCCCTGCAAGCTGTGGAG GACTGTGGCCAGCAGAATCATCATGTTCCTGTG CCCCCGAAGCCCAGTGacctctccattgtgtgtttcacAAGTGGCACAACAG GGAGCCCAAAAGGTGCAATGCTAACCCATGGGAACGTGGTGGCTGATTTCTCAGGCTTTCTGAAAgtgacagag AAAGTGATCTTTCCGAGACAGGACGATGTGCTCATCTCCTTCCTGCCTTTGGCTCACATGTTTGAGAGAGTGATCCAG TCTGTTGTCTACTGCCACGGAGGGCGTGTTGGCTTCTTCCAGGGAGACATCCGTCTCCTCTCGGATGACATGAAGGCTCTACACCCCACCATCTTCCCTGTGGTCCCGCGACTGCTGAACCGGATGTATGACAAG ATCTTCAGCCAGGCAGACACCCCATTAAAGCGCTGGCTGCTGGAGTTTGCAGCAAGGCGTAAACAGGCTGAGGTCCGGAGTGGAATCATCAGAAATGATAGTATCTGGGATGAGCTATTCTTTAATAAGATTCAG GCAAGCCTTGGTGGCTGTGTACGGATGATTGTGACTGGAGCGGCCCCTGCATCACCAGCGGTGCTAGGGTTCCTCCGGGCGGCACTGGGATGCCAG GTTTATGAAGGTTATGGACAGACTGAGTGTACAGCTGGATGTACCTTTACTACACCTGGGGACTGGACCTCAG GGCATGTAGGGGCACCTCTGCCCTGCAATCACATCAAGCTCATTGATGTTGAGGAACTGAGCTACTGGACCagcaaaggagagggagag ATCTGTGTGAGAGGACCAAATGTGTTCAAAGGTTACTTGAAAGATCCAGACAAGACAAAGGAGGCCCTGGACAGTGATGGCTGGCTCCACACTGGAGACATTGGGCGGTGGCTGCCG GCAGGAACTCTTAAAATTATTGATCGGAAGAAGCACATATTTAAACTTGCTCAGGGAGAATACATTGCACCTGAGAAGATTGAGAACATCTATAGCCGGAGTGAGCCTGTGGCACAAACCTATGTCCATGGGGACAGCTTACAG GCCTTTTTGGTGGGCATTGTTGTGCCTGACCCTGAAGTTATGCCCCTCTGGGCACAGAAGAGAGGGATTGAAGGGACATATGCAGAACTCTGCGCAAGTAAG GAACTGAAGAAAGCCATTTTGGAAGATATGGTGAGGTTAGGAAAAGAAAGTGGACTCCATTCTTTTGAACAG
- the ACSL6 gene encoding long-chain-fatty-acid--CoA ligase 6 isoform X3, producing MLTFFLVSGGSLWLFAEFILSLLEKMQTQEILRMLRLPELGDLGQFFRSLSATTLMSMGALAAILAYWFTHRPKALQPPCNLLIQSEEVEDSGGARRSVIGDGPRLLTHYYDDARTMYEVFRRGLSISGNGPCLGFRKSKKPYQWLSYQEVADKAEFLGSGLLQYNCQACTDQFIGVFAQNRPEWIIAELACYTYSMVVVPLYDTLGPGAIRYIINTADISTVIVDTPQKAQLLLMHVERKETPGLKLIVLMEPFEEALKDRGKECGVLVKSLQAVEDCGQQNHHVPVPPKPSDLSIVCFTSGTTGSPKGAMLTHGNVVADFSGFLKVTEDDVLISFLPLAHMFERVIQSVVYCHGGRVGFFQGDIRLLSDDMKALHPTIFPVVPRLLNRMYDKIFSQADTPLKRWLLEFAARRKQAEVRSGIIRNDSIWDELFFNKIQASLGGCVRMIVTGAAPASPAVLGFLRAALGCQVYEGYGQTECTAGCTFTTPGDWTSGHVGAPLPCNHIKLIDVEELSYWTSKGEGEICVRGPNVFKGYLKDPDKTKEALDSDGWLHTGDIGRWLPAGTLKIIDRKKHIFKLAQGEYIAPEKIENIYSRSEPVAQTYVHGDSLQAFLVGIVVPDPEVMPLWAQKRGIEGTYAELCASKELKKAILEDMVRLGKESGLHSFEQVKAIHIHSEMFSVQNGLLTPTLKAKRAELREYFKKQIEELYSISM from the exons AGTTCATCCTCTCACTTCTGGAGAAGATGCAGACGCAGGAGATTCTGAGGATGCTGCGGCTGCCCGAGCTGGGTGACTTGGGTCAGTTCTTCCGCAGTCTTTCGGCCACCACCCTCATGAGTATGGGGGCGCTGGCCGCCATCCTTGCCTACTGGTTTACTCACCGGCCAAAGGCCTTGCAACCACCGTGCAACCTCCTGATACAGTCAGAGGAAGTGGAG GACAGTGGTGGGGCCCGGCGATCCGTGATTGGGGACGGCCCTCGGCTGCTCACCCACTACTATGATGATGCCAGGACCATGTATGAGGTGTTCCGTCGTGGGCTTAGCATCTCAG GCAATGGACCGTGTCTGGGCTTCCGGAAGTCCAAGAAGCCTTATCAGTGGCTGTCCTACCAGGAG GTGGCCGACAAGGCAGAATTTCTCGGGTCCGGACTTCTCCAGTACAATTGTCAAGCATGCACAGATCAGTTTATTGGTGTTTTTGCACAAAATCGACCAGAG TGGATCATCGCGGAGCTTGCCTGCTACACGTACTCTATGGTGGTGGTCCCACTCTATGACACCCTGGGCCCTGGGGCTATCCGTTACATCATCAACACAG CGGACATTAGCACCGTGATTGTGGACACCCCTCAAAAGGCCCAGCTTCTGCTGATGCATGTGGAGAGGAAGGAGACCCCAGGACTCAAGCTGATTGTCCTCATGGAGCCGTTCGAGGAAGCTCTgaaagacagaggaaaagagTGTGGGGTGCTCGTTAAGTCCCTGCAAGCTGTGGAG GACTGTGGCCAGCAGAATCATCATGTTCCTGTG CCCCCGAAGCCCAGTGacctctccattgtgtgtttcacAAGTGGCACAACAG GGAGCCCAAAAGGTGCAATGCTAACCCATGGGAACGTGGTGGCTGATTTCTCAGGCTTTCTGAAAgtgacagag GACGATGTGCTCATCTCCTTCCTGCCTTTGGCTCACATGTTTGAGAGAGTGATCCAG TCTGTTGTCTACTGCCACGGAGGGCGTGTTGGCTTCTTCCAGGGAGACATCCGTCTCCTCTCGGATGACATGAAGGCTCTACACCCCACCATCTTCCCTGTGGTCCCGCGACTGCTGAACCGGATGTATGACAAG ATCTTCAGCCAGGCAGACACCCCATTAAAGCGCTGGCTGCTGGAGTTTGCAGCAAGGCGTAAACAGGCTGAGGTCCGGAGTGGAATCATCAGAAATGATAGTATCTGGGATGAGCTATTCTTTAATAAGATTCAG GCAAGCCTTGGTGGCTGTGTACGGATGATTGTGACTGGAGCGGCCCCTGCATCACCAGCGGTGCTAGGGTTCCTCCGGGCGGCACTGGGATGCCAG GTTTATGAAGGTTATGGACAGACTGAGTGTACAGCTGGATGTACCTTTACTACACCTGGGGACTGGACCTCAG GGCATGTAGGGGCACCTCTGCCCTGCAATCACATCAAGCTCATTGATGTTGAGGAACTGAGCTACTGGACCagcaaaggagagggagag ATCTGTGTGAGAGGACCAAATGTGTTCAAAGGTTACTTGAAAGATCCAGACAAGACAAAGGAGGCCCTGGACAGTGATGGCTGGCTCCACACTGGAGACATTGGGCGGTGGCTGCCG GCAGGAACTCTTAAAATTATTGATCGGAAGAAGCACATATTTAAACTTGCTCAGGGAGAATACATTGCACCTGAGAAGATTGAGAACATCTATAGCCGGAGTGAGCCTGTGGCACAAACCTATGTCCATGGGGACAGCTTACAG GCCTTTTTGGTGGGCATTGTTGTGCCTGACCCTGAAGTTATGCCCCTCTGGGCACAGAAGAGAGGGATTGAAGGGACATATGCAGAACTCTGCGCAAGTAAG GAACTGAAGAAAGCCATTTTGGAAGATATGGTGAGGTTAGGAAAAGAAAGTGGACTCCATTCTTTTGAACAG
- the ACSL6 gene encoding long-chain-fatty-acid--CoA ligase 6 isoform X2, with protein MLTFFLVSGGSLWLFAEFILSLLEKMQTQEILRMLRLPELGDLGQFFRSLSATTLMSMGALAAILAYWFTHRPKALQPPCNLLIQSEEVEDSGGARRSVIGDGPRLLTHYYDDARTMYEVFRRGLSISGNGPCLGFRKSKKPYQWLSYQEVADKAEFLGSGLLQYNCQACTDQFIGVFAQNRPEWIIAELACYTYSMVVVPLYDTLGPGAIRYIINTADISTVIVDTPQKAQLLLMHVERKETPGLKLIVLMEPFEEALKDRGKECGVLVKSLQAVEDCGQQNHHVPVPPKPSDLSIVCFTSGTTGSPKGAMLTHGNVVADFSGFLKVTESQWAPTCADVHISYLPLAHMFERMVQSVVYCHGGRVGFFQGDIRLLSDDMKALHPTIFPVVPRLLNRMYDKIFSQADTPLKRWLLEFAARRKQAEVRSGIIRNDSIWDELFFNKIQASLGGCVRMIVTGAAPASPAVLGFLRAALGCQVYEGYGQTECTAGCTFTTPGDWTSGHVGAPLPCNHIKLIDVEELSYWTSKGEGEICVRGPNVFKGYLKDPDKTKEALDSDGWLHTGDIGRWLPAGTLKIIDRKKHIFKLAQGEYIAPEKIENIYSRSEPVAQTYVHGDSLQAFLVGIVVPDPEVMPLWAQKRGIEGTYAELCASKELKKAILEDMVRLGKESGLHSFEQVKAIHIHSEMFSVQNGLLTPTLKAKRAELREYFKKQIEELYSISM; from the exons AGTTCATCCTCTCACTTCTGGAGAAGATGCAGACGCAGGAGATTCTGAGGATGCTGCGGCTGCCCGAGCTGGGTGACTTGGGTCAGTTCTTCCGCAGTCTTTCGGCCACCACCCTCATGAGTATGGGGGCGCTGGCCGCCATCCTTGCCTACTGGTTTACTCACCGGCCAAAGGCCTTGCAACCACCGTGCAACCTCCTGATACAGTCAGAGGAAGTGGAG GACAGTGGTGGGGCCCGGCGATCCGTGATTGGGGACGGCCCTCGGCTGCTCACCCACTACTATGATGATGCCAGGACCATGTATGAGGTGTTCCGTCGTGGGCTTAGCATCTCAG GCAATGGACCGTGTCTGGGCTTCCGGAAGTCCAAGAAGCCTTATCAGTGGCTGTCCTACCAGGAG GTGGCCGACAAGGCAGAATTTCTCGGGTCCGGACTTCTCCAGTACAATTGTCAAGCATGCACAGATCAGTTTATTGGTGTTTTTGCACAAAATCGACCAGAG TGGATCATCGCGGAGCTTGCCTGCTACACGTACTCTATGGTGGTGGTCCCACTCTATGACACCCTGGGCCCTGGGGCTATCCGTTACATCATCAACACAG CGGACATTAGCACCGTGATTGTGGACACCCCTCAAAAGGCCCAGCTTCTGCTGATGCATGTGGAGAGGAAGGAGACCCCAGGACTCAAGCTGATTGTCCTCATGGAGCCGTTCGAGGAAGCTCTgaaagacagaggaaaagagTGTGGGGTGCTCGTTAAGTCCCTGCAAGCTGTGGAG GACTGTGGCCAGCAGAATCATCATGTTCCTGTG CCCCCGAAGCCCAGTGacctctccattgtgtgtttcacAAGTGGCACAACAG GGAGCCCAAAAGGTGCAATGCTAACCCATGGGAACGTGGTGGCTGATTTCTCAGGCTTTCTGAAAgtgacagag AGTCAGTGGGCTCCCACTTGTGCGGATGTGCACATTTCCTATTTGCCTTTAGCTCATATGTTTGAGCGAATGGTGCAG TCTGTTGTCTACTGCCACGGAGGGCGTGTTGGCTTCTTCCAGGGAGACATCCGTCTCCTCTCGGATGACATGAAGGCTCTACACCCCACCATCTTCCCTGTGGTCCCGCGACTGCTGAACCGGATGTATGACAAG ATCTTCAGCCAGGCAGACACCCCATTAAAGCGCTGGCTGCTGGAGTTTGCAGCAAGGCGTAAACAGGCTGAGGTCCGGAGTGGAATCATCAGAAATGATAGTATCTGGGATGAGCTATTCTTTAATAAGATTCAG GCAAGCCTTGGTGGCTGTGTACGGATGATTGTGACTGGAGCGGCCCCTGCATCACCAGCGGTGCTAGGGTTCCTCCGGGCGGCACTGGGATGCCAG GTTTATGAAGGTTATGGACAGACTGAGTGTACAGCTGGATGTACCTTTACTACACCTGGGGACTGGACCTCAG GGCATGTAGGGGCACCTCTGCCCTGCAATCACATCAAGCTCATTGATGTTGAGGAACTGAGCTACTGGACCagcaaaggagagggagag ATCTGTGTGAGAGGACCAAATGTGTTCAAAGGTTACTTGAAAGATCCAGACAAGACAAAGGAGGCCCTGGACAGTGATGGCTGGCTCCACACTGGAGACATTGGGCGGTGGCTGCCG GCAGGAACTCTTAAAATTATTGATCGGAAGAAGCACATATTTAAACTTGCTCAGGGAGAATACATTGCACCTGAGAAGATTGAGAACATCTATAGCCGGAGTGAGCCTGTGGCACAAACCTATGTCCATGGGGACAGCTTACAG GCCTTTTTGGTGGGCATTGTTGTGCCTGACCCTGAAGTTATGCCCCTCTGGGCACAGAAGAGAGGGATTGAAGGGACATATGCAGAACTCTGCGCAAGTAAG GAACTGAAGAAAGCCATTTTGGAAGATATGGTGAGGTTAGGAAAAGAAAGTGGACTCCATTCTTTTGAACAG
- the ACSL6 gene encoding long-chain-fatty-acid--CoA ligase 6 isoform X4, protein MQTQEILRMLRLPELGDLGQFFRSLSATTLMSMGALAAILAYWFTHRPKALQPPCNLLIQSEEVEDSGGARRSVIGDGPRLLTHYYDDARTMYEVFRRGLSISGNGPCLGFRKSKKPYQWLSYQEVADKAEFLGSGLLQYNCQACTDQFIGVFAQNRPEWIIAELACYTYSMVVVPLYDTLGPGAIRYIINTADISTVIVDTPQKAQLLLMHVERKETPGLKLIVLMEPFEEALKDRGKECGVLVKSLQAVEDCGQQNHHVPVPPKPSDLSIVCFTSGTTGSPKGAMLTHGNVVADFSGFLKVTEKVIFPRQDDVLISFLPLAHMFERVIQSVVYCHGGRVGFFQGDIRLLSDDMKALHPTIFPVVPRLLNRMYDKIFSQADTPLKRWLLEFAARRKQAEVRSGIIRNDSIWDELFFNKIQASLGGCVRMIVTGAAPASPAVLGFLRAALGCQVYEGYGQTECTAGCTFTTPGDWTSGHVGAPLPCNHIKLIDVEELSYWTSKGEGEICVRGPNVFKGYLKDPDKTKEALDSDGWLHTGDIGRWLPAGTLKIIDRKKHIFKLAQGEYIAPEKIENIYSRSEPVAQTYVHGDSLQAFLVGIVVPDPEVMPLWAQKRGIEGTYAELCASKELKKAILEDMVRLGKESGLHSFEQVKAIHIHSEMFSVQNGLLTPTLKAKRAELREYFKKQIEELYSISM, encoded by the exons ATGCAGACGCAGGAGATTCTGAGGATGCTGCGGCTGCCCGAGCTGGGTGACTTGGGTCAGTTCTTCCGCAGTCTTTCGGCCACCACCCTCATGAGTATGGGGGCGCTGGCCGCCATCCTTGCCTACTGGTTTACTCACCGGCCAAAGGCCTTGCAACCACCGTGCAACCTCCTGATACAGTCAGAGGAAGTGGAG GACAGTGGTGGGGCCCGGCGATCCGTGATTGGGGACGGCCCTCGGCTGCTCACCCACTACTATGATGATGCCAGGACCATGTATGAGGTGTTCCGTCGTGGGCTTAGCATCTCAG GCAATGGACCGTGTCTGGGCTTCCGGAAGTCCAAGAAGCCTTATCAGTGGCTGTCCTACCAGGAG GTGGCCGACAAGGCAGAATTTCTCGGGTCCGGACTTCTCCAGTACAATTGTCAAGCATGCACAGATCAGTTTATTGGTGTTTTTGCACAAAATCGACCAGAG TGGATCATCGCGGAGCTTGCCTGCTACACGTACTCTATGGTGGTGGTCCCACTCTATGACACCCTGGGCCCTGGGGCTATCCGTTACATCATCAACACAG CGGACATTAGCACCGTGATTGTGGACACCCCTCAAAAGGCCCAGCTTCTGCTGATGCATGTGGAGAGGAAGGAGACCCCAGGACTCAAGCTGATTGTCCTCATGGAGCCGTTCGAGGAAGCTCTgaaagacagaggaaaagagTGTGGGGTGCTCGTTAAGTCCCTGCAAGCTGTGGAG GACTGTGGCCAGCAGAATCATCATGTTCCTGTG CCCCCGAAGCCCAGTGacctctccattgtgtgtttcacAAGTGGCACAACAG GGAGCCCAAAAGGTGCAATGCTAACCCATGGGAACGTGGTGGCTGATTTCTCAGGCTTTCTGAAAgtgacagag AAAGTGATCTTTCCGAGACAGGACGATGTGCTCATCTCCTTCCTGCCTTTGGCTCACATGTTTGAGAGAGTGATCCAG TCTGTTGTCTACTGCCACGGAGGGCGTGTTGGCTTCTTCCAGGGAGACATCCGTCTCCTCTCGGATGACATGAAGGCTCTACACCCCACCATCTTCCCTGTGGTCCCGCGACTGCTGAACCGGATGTATGACAAG ATCTTCAGCCAGGCAGACACCCCATTAAAGCGCTGGCTGCTGGAGTTTGCAGCAAGGCGTAAACAGGCTGAGGTCCGGAGTGGAATCATCAGAAATGATAGTATCTGGGATGAGCTATTCTTTAATAAGATTCAG GCAAGCCTTGGTGGCTGTGTACGGATGATTGTGACTGGAGCGGCCCCTGCATCACCAGCGGTGCTAGGGTTCCTCCGGGCGGCACTGGGATGCCAG GTTTATGAAGGTTATGGACAGACTGAGTGTACAGCTGGATGTACCTTTACTACACCTGGGGACTGGACCTCAG GGCATGTAGGGGCACCTCTGCCCTGCAATCACATCAAGCTCATTGATGTTGAGGAACTGAGCTACTGGACCagcaaaggagagggagag ATCTGTGTGAGAGGACCAAATGTGTTCAAAGGTTACTTGAAAGATCCAGACAAGACAAAGGAGGCCCTGGACAGTGATGGCTGGCTCCACACTGGAGACATTGGGCGGTGGCTGCCG GCAGGAACTCTTAAAATTATTGATCGGAAGAAGCACATATTTAAACTTGCTCAGGGAGAATACATTGCACCTGAGAAGATTGAGAACATCTATAGCCGGAGTGAGCCTGTGGCACAAACCTATGTCCATGGGGACAGCTTACAG GCCTTTTTGGTGGGCATTGTTGTGCCTGACCCTGAAGTTATGCCCCTCTGGGCACAGAAGAGAGGGATTGAAGGGACATATGCAGAACTCTGCGCAAGTAAG GAACTGAAGAAAGCCATTTTGGAAGATATGGTGAGGTTAGGAAAAGAAAGTGGACTCCATTCTTTTGAACAG